The genomic DNA CCATTGGCTGTTTGATGGCTTGCATCAAGGCCTGAACATTGTCATAGAAAGACAATGAACCGGTATAAGCATAGATATATGCCATGCCCATCAACAACATTGCAGAAGCAGTTGCTGAAAGAACAAGGTATTTAATACCCGCTTCTAGCGATTGTGAACGTTGGTGTGTATAAGCCAAAAGACCGTATACAGGAATCGACATTAGCTCAAGGCTAATGAAGAAAGATGCATAATGAGAACTTGCCACCATCAGCATTGCGCCCGCTACCGAGCACAGCATCAGGATATACAGTTCTTCACGGTTATCTTGATAGCTTTCAATATAAGCATGTGACAAGGTACAGCAAGCCAGTGCAGCAATCAGAATGACCAATTGGTACAGCAAGGTAAATGGGTCAAGCATAAACATGCCCATCACGTTCGCTGGTGCAAAAGCACCACCGAACATTGCAATCAGGACATAGGCTGCAGCAAGGTTCAAGCCGACTACAGAGGCTGTTGCAATTAAATTATGGTTACGTTTAATTGCAATGAGAAGCATCACTACGATCGCAGTTAAAGCCACGATCATCACAGGAGCTAATGGCATAAGCTCGGAAAATGACATTGTGAAGTTCATGGCTTATTGGATCTCCACATTTTGTTGAGATACGACCTGTTGAGTCGCATCGACAACTTCTTGAACTGGGATATAGCTGTTTGCTAACCACGCCATGCTTGAATTTGAAATATCAAGGAAGCTTTGTGGATAGATACCGAGCCATAGTAGACCAAAAGCACACACTAACAAAATAACAATCTCACGCGCATTCAAGTCTTTCAATGGGCTTGTATAATTTTGTTTTTGCTCTTCATTTGGCGTACCAAACAATGCTTTGTGAATCAGGATCAAGCCATAAAGACCTGCCAATACCAAGCTGGTCGCTGCCACAATGGTAAAGGCTGGGAATTTGTTGAATGAACCCATCAAAATCAGGAATTCACCAATAAAGTTACCTAAACCTGGAATACCGACAAGCGCAGCAATAAAGAACATCAGGAAGAAAGCAAGGTACGGGAATTGACCGCGCATACCACCCATTAAACGTAAGTCGCGCGTATGAACACGCTCGTACACTTGACCACACATAATGAACAAGGCAGCAGATGACAGGCCATGTGCCAGCATCATGATCATTAAGCCTTGGAAAGTCAGGATATTACCTGCGTAAAGTGCAAGTAATACAAAGCCCATGTGCGAAATAGAAGTATACGCCAGCAAACGTTTCATATCGGTTTGCTGGAAAGCACACCAGGCACCGTAGAACACACCGACTAAACCGAAGATGATCGCGATATCTGCAAACTGTGCAGAAGCCGCCGGGAAGAATGGCATAACAAAACGAAGCAGACCGTATGCAGCAGTCTTAATCAGGATACCTGCCAAGTCGACAGAACCGGCTGTCGGTGCTTGAGCATGCGCATCTGGTAACCAGCCGTGCAATGGGAACACTGGAAGTTTTACAGCGAAACCGATGAACATACAGATCATCAAGGCATAAGCCACTGATGGCAACTGTGCATCAAGCGTATTCGCCACACCTAACAGGTAGTTGTAATCGAAGCCGATCATGCCCGTCATCATGTATCCGTAAACCACAAGGCCTAGAATACCGATCAACATGATCAAACCTGCTACCTGGGTATAGATGAAGAACTTGGTCGCAGCATAAACGCGTGACTTACCGTCTGCTCCCTTATGACCCCATAAGGCAATCAGGAAGTAGATTGGTACCAGCA from Acinetobacter sp. CS-2 includes the following:
- the nuoM gene encoding NADH-quinone oxidoreductase subunit M, producing the protein MTNNWILPALILVPFIAGFVCWIVDKLDDKLPRYIALFGMLITLGLTVALWNSGTYHYELGAKVPTWSAEFMLPWISTLGINIHLAVDGLSLLMVGLTALLGVLAVGCSWGEIQKNVGFFHLNLLWSLGGVIGVFLAIDLFLFFFFWEMMLVPIYFLIALWGHKGADGKSRVYAATKFFIYTQVAGLIMLIGILGLVVYGYMMTGMIGFDYNYLLGVANTLDAQLPSVAYALMICMFIGFAVKLPVFPLHGWLPDAHAQAPTAGSVDLAGILIKTAAYGLLRFVMPFFPAASAQFADIAIIFGLVGVFYGAWCAFQQTDMKRLLAYTSISHMGFVLLALYAGNILTFQGLMIMMLAHGLSSAALFIMCGQVYERVHTRDLRLMGGMRGQFPYLAFFLMFFIAALVGIPGLGNFIGEFLILMGSFNKFPAFTIVAATSLVLAGLYGLILIHKALFGTPNEEQKQNYTSPLKDLNAREIVILLVCAFGLLWLGIYPQSFLDISNSSMAWLANSYIPVQEVVDATQQVVSQQNVEIQ